The following are from one region of the Silene latifolia isolate original U9 population chromosome 9, ASM4854445v1, whole genome shotgun sequence genome:
- the LOC141600732 gene encoding polygalacturonase inhibitor 2-like: MSQPNSHIHLIVLLPLLLISHFVNLSYSQKFDFLDVCNADDKQVLLRIKAYLGNPPSLKSWDLANDCGGPWEVWHGVKCDGEGRISSLLFFGLQDIYRISPFLDELPALRGLGFVYMTNLFGPIPYYIGKLTNLSSLTIAMTNISGPIPSFLGRLTNLGNLDLSSNKFSGPIPNFLRRLNSVTTLDLSNNKITGPLPISLGLITQLSWLSLLNNQLTGPVPRSLGGGNIIVIRLGNNKLTGDATFLIDKSNNDVIEVDISNNQFKFDMTNVDLAPRLYAMNISHNMIYGRLPKLFYRKRDFLGTYIDITYNELCGPIPNGRLLKRVDPNLFAHNKCLCGGPLPACK, from the exons ATGAGTCAACCTAATTCGCACATCCACTTAATTGTGTTACTCCCTTTGCTCCTAATTTCACATTTTGTCAATCTCTCGTACTCTCAGAAATTTGATTTCCTAGATGTGTGCAATGCCGATGACAAACAAGTCCTCCTTCGCATCAAAGCATACTTAGGCAACCCTCCTTCCCTCAAATCGTGGGATCTCGCCAACGATTGTGGAGGTCCATGGGAAGTATGGCATGGGGTCAAATGCGATGGAGAGGGCCGTATAAGTTCATTACTATTTTTTGGACTTCAAGATATCTATAGGATATCGCCTTTCCTAGACGAACTTCCCGCTCTTCGAGGGCTTGGTTTTGTTTATATGACCAACCTTTTCGGTCCAATCCCGTACTATATTGGCAAACTCACTAACCTCTCTTCCTTAACCATAGCTATGACCAATATAAGTGGCCCGATCCCTAGCTTCTTGGGCCGCCTCACTAACTTAGGAAACCTAGACCTCTCCTCCAACAAGTTCTCGGGTCCAATACCCAATTTCCTACGCCGACTAAATAGTGTAACCACCCTCGATCTCTCTAACAATAAAATCACCGGTCCTCTACCCATATCCTTAG GCTTGATCACTCAACTCTCATGGTTATCCCTCTTGAACAATCAATTAACTGGACCCGTTCCTAGATCTCTTGGGGGCGGCAACATAATTGTTATTAGGCTCGGTAACAATAAACTAACCGGTGACGCCACATTTTTAATAGACAAAAGCAATAACGATGTAATTGAGGTGGACATAAGTAACAATCAATTCAAGTTCGATATGACAAATGTGGATTTAGCTCCACGACTATACGCCATGAATATAAGCCACAATATGATATACGGGAGACTACCCAAATTGTTCTATCGAAAACGAGATTTTTTAGGAACGTACATTGATATCACTTATAATGAACTATGTGGTCCAATTCCTAACGGTCGACTGCTAAAACGGGTTGATCCAAACCTATTTGCTCATAACAAGTGCTTATGTGGTGGTCCGTTACCTGCATGCAAATAA